In Fluviispira sanaruensis, a genomic segment contains:
- a CDS encoding pyridoxal-phosphate dependent enzyme, protein MSVAQALQIDCLNVGSENNFKNFHLYNHGKIYKSYSDSILLPNIIQIEKNLFMASFQLMKLMPAKYVIEKALAEKRINPKYPIIETSSGTYALGLGIICAEMGLPFHIISDQAIDDDLKRRLEDLGGYVQILSQTLSSENPQIFRLNTLKEYLTNNPQSFWPQQYNNPENQIAYTIFAEYLIEQLGNNLTLVGSVGSGGSTCGTIKCLRENNPFNRLVGVDTFGSVLFGLINEKRILRGLGNSLMPQNLEHCLFDEVHWVSACDAYLQTRKLHSLYSSFHGPTSGAAYHVAKWISHQNKDEKVVFIAPDTGHRYLSSVYNNQYLKEMSFFNKEISSSPLKVMDPSEVNNKWTYLNWNRRTYKEIMEVKNGN, encoded by the coding sequence ATGTCAGTTGCACAAGCACTCCAAATAGATTGCTTAAATGTGGGAAGTGAAAATAATTTTAAGAATTTTCATCTTTATAATCATGGAAAAATTTATAAATCCTATTCAGATTCAATTCTTTTACCTAATATTATTCAAATAGAAAAAAACTTATTTATGGCTTCATTTCAACTCATGAAACTTATGCCAGCAAAATATGTGATAGAAAAAGCACTTGCAGAAAAAAGAATCAATCCTAAATATCCGATCATTGAAACTTCAAGTGGAACATATGCTCTGGGATTAGGAATAATCTGCGCAGAAATGGGGCTGCCATTTCACATCATAAGCGATCAAGCAATAGATGATGATTTAAAAAGAAGACTAGAAGATTTGGGTGGTTATGTCCAAATTCTCTCTCAAACCTTGAGTTCAGAAAATCCTCAAATATTTCGTTTAAATACTCTTAAAGAGTATCTCACAAACAATCCTCAAAGTTTTTGGCCTCAGCAATATAACAATCCAGAAAATCAGATAGCTTATACTATTTTTGCTGAATACTTAATTGAGCAATTGGGGAATAACTTAACATTGGTTGGTTCAGTTGGATCGGGAGGATCGACTTGTGGGACAATTAAATGCTTAAGAGAAAATAATCCATTCAATCGATTAGTGGGTGTTGATACATTTGGCAGCGTATTATTTGGATTAATTAATGAAAAAAGAATATTACGTGGATTGGGAAATTCACTGATGCCACAAAATTTAGAGCACTGTCTTTTTGATGAAGTACATTGGGTATCTGCATGTGATGCCTATTTGCAAACGCGTAAATTGCATTCACTCTACTCAAGCTTTCACGGACCAACTAGTGGTGCTGCTTATCATGTTGCAAAGTGGATTAGTCATCAAAATAAGGATGAAAAAGTTGTTTTTATCGCCCCCGACACAGGACATAGATATTTATCTTCAGTGTATAACAATCAATATCTCAAAGAAATGTCATTTTTCAATAAAGAAATTTCATCTTCACCTTTGAAAGTTATGGATCCTTCTGAAGTCAATAATAAATGGACTTACTTAAATTGGAATAGAAGAACATATAAAGAAATTATGGAAGTTAAAAATGGAAATTGA
- a CDS encoding non-ribosomal peptide synthetase: MNMSKFDSLSPEQKAELIKKLQFIKNLENNKNPVLSNEIPKINRSENKFQLSFAQKRLWFIGKMQENSALYNIPFFLRLKGNLNLEALNASFNAIIERHEILRTNFKEENGIPYQVISPKKVIQLHPENIFESNLKQISIDEIHRPFNLENDMLLRLLLLKISENYYVLLMTIHHIISDGWSTGVICNELSKIYNGIIKSEKYTLPDLSIQYADFSVWQNDMLTGQKLNELLAYWKNHLHDLPPVLDLPTEFVRPSIQTYRGQSFSFIIEKNLEQSLIKIANNNSSTLFMVTLTAFYILLMNYTKQRDITVGTTIANRNHKDLENLIGFFVNTIPLRLKLDKHDSFTDLLKKTRAMTLGAYENQDLPFELLVKEVQPERSLSHSPLFQVMFELQNDAIENFSLNNLEISLIEQDLNLAKFDITLTLQSRESDLYGIVEYNTDLFTKKYMDQFVNNYVTLLKNIRLNSDLNIDSYEILRENEKSDLINIYNISEKEFPLQKCVHELFDEQVNKTPYRIAASCDGSNLTYLALQEKSNQLAHYLKSIGSQIEDRIALYLDRGFDYLISMLGVLKAGAAFVPLEPGANDKRSYEIVEQCKPHFIITTNTLFDNANKLFNSTEKIINLKNLFDKIYPKESPKNLSVSNNLAYLIFTSGSTGKPKGAMLEHKGMVNHLFGKISDLKIDQDDVIGQIAVQTFDVSIWQFICPLLVGGRTAIFTGNSAWEPNLLINKINDEKVTILESVPSHTKVILDALESNHKSQLKPLRIYITNGEPLTLEQCQRWFKLNSDIIFVNAYGATECSDDSHHLHFINPPNTQMPYMPVKLPLPNQQTFILDEKLEPVPYGVRGEIYFAGFGVGRGYLNDPQKTASSFLPNPFAKTLGERLYKTGDIARRHFDGSIEFLGRSDFQVKIRGFRIEVGEIEAKLSEHHNIASCVVLANKNNSNNNYYLSAYIIPKKFPAPTIFDIKQFCINNLVEYMVPEAYIIMDDFPLSSNGKVDRKKLPPPSEQDFIQEQKYVPPRNSLETKISEVWTKVLGREKIGIYDNFFKIGGHSLLAAEVIIKLQKELNVKIELKKLFEFPTIESLGQSILKIDKELDILETSSVKSYPYMKYYDLAPCQIPEWYSYQIDRTSPVYNISFNDLFFKNINVDIFIKSWQCILDRHLNFRIYFDYIDGKPVQKLLNKLVLQKNEILIDNTQIDVENLDSIANNLARKYSNKAFDFENGPLFVLKIAEYPDKTFQLIFVIHHIIWDETSTINLFNELSSIYNAYLKNDIPDLPEIKLNYFDYTQWINESIQSGKFVKHKEYWLKEFKTIPPALNLQTDFSRPSMQTYNGNSISTWIPRNSIRKINNFIENNNVTLFMFMMSIIDLYFFRTTGQKDIVIGSPIAGRDHDDFKLILGLFATPLPIRCQIDEEMTFESLLFQIKEKSLLAFEHHYYPCNLVIEELNHVKDLSRPKLFSVMYGVQNNKTQAYEATQFHGAERFLKNLYGAEANAARFDLTLVVDQWGSDIAFNCIYNTDLFKKCSIERMLEDMVYIVDEVIKNPRLLLTEYSIFSDEKRKYLIDSINNTNINYEKNNIVQLLEKQLKCSPESIAISEEKNSITYKELHNSSNKIANFLMQSGIQAEDTVALTMKPSILMVVSLLAILKLSAHYVPISTENPLARTERILEYSKAKFLIIDSGFSHEGLSFSGLILNMCESKNKIKNFSSEFIYREFKQDILIYIIYTSGTTGLPKGIPIQNDGIVNLIQDTQRRYNLNQLDKILMLTPYTFDASILDIFWPLSFGGELIIPSLEKNKDPYAIAKLITEKQISILQCVPIMLDALIEANINSNYLRLVISGGAQLSKIIRDKFFAKYQCQLMNHYGPTEITVDATSFDCSQSFYGDVVPIGKPIGNVKIFILDPYLNLVPQGVVGEIYIHSPGIMKGYLNEHKNTQQAIIDKEIDGKIFRLYKSGDLGKIADDGNIYYLGRIDKQVKVRGNRVELEEINNAILKIPYIKNSVVKVYTDEIISAYIEIKDEINKVNINNSNYRIYTLAQRPELLRKLNIIHAQSWPKYFEGSAILVDLWPKIYSEFSEYQILIVDEKDEIAAIGNSIPIYWDGTCKNLPNGWDGALESAFKETQTEPNTLLILAGIVAEPYQSRGLSSEILKLFKIIAQANELEKILVAVRPTGKAQFPEIKFTDWCSLRREDGQLKDNWLRMHERIGGKILKIDLNSQFIKARIDEWESWTQFHIMNSGPIHFPETLQEAVVDFSDNSVTYYDPAVWVEHFFTNNENALWPKINGNQIKHLLNQTLPSYMVPDHYIFIAEMPLFENGKINESALVNNITAKSFHLDPAKTKMQKEILEIWKNVLKIDSIGVSDDFFNLGGQSLKVIQMLSLLANKYQIKIPLCNFYKTPTILGLEKMMSEKLLGKELICEYNLKK, encoded by the coding sequence ATGAATATGAGTAAATTTGATTCTCTAAGTCCAGAGCAAAAAGCAGAATTGATTAAAAAGTTACAATTTATAAAAAATTTAGAAAACAATAAAAATCCTGTTTTATCAAATGAAATACCCAAAATAAATCGTTCAGAAAACAAGTTTCAACTTTCTTTTGCCCAAAAAAGATTGTGGTTTATTGGTAAAATGCAAGAAAATTCCGCATTATATAATATCCCTTTTTTCCTGCGTCTAAAGGGCAATTTAAACTTAGAAGCTCTAAACGCCAGTTTTAATGCGATTATAGAACGGCATGAAATCCTTAGGACAAACTTTAAAGAAGAAAATGGTATTCCTTATCAAGTTATAAGCCCTAAAAAAGTCATTCAACTTCATCCAGAAAACATATTTGAATCAAATTTAAAACAGATTTCAATCGATGAAATTCACAGACCCTTTAATCTTGAAAATGATATGCTTTTGCGCCTTCTATTATTAAAAATATCCGAAAATTATTATGTATTATTAATGACTATTCATCATATTATTTCAGATGGTTGGTCAACTGGAGTTATCTGCAATGAATTATCAAAAATATATAATGGGATTATAAAATCAGAAAAATATACATTGCCTGACTTGAGTATTCAATACGCAGATTTCTCCGTTTGGCAAAATGATATGCTGACTGGGCAAAAGCTAAATGAACTTTTAGCTTATTGGAAAAATCATTTGCATGATTTACCACCGGTCTTAGACTTACCAACTGAATTTGTTCGACCATCAATTCAAACATATAGAGGACAATCATTTTCATTTATTATTGAAAAGAATCTTGAACAGAGTTTAATAAAAATTGCTAATAACAATTCATCAACTCTCTTTATGGTGACGCTTACTGCTTTTTATATATTGCTCATGAATTATACAAAGCAAAGAGACATCACTGTAGGGACCACAATAGCAAATAGAAACCATAAAGATTTAGAAAATTTAATAGGATTTTTTGTAAATACGATCCCCTTAAGATTGAAGCTTGATAAGCACGATAGTTTTACTGATTTATTAAAAAAGACAAGAGCAATGACCTTAGGTGCGTATGAAAATCAAGATCTCCCATTTGAACTTCTAGTAAAAGAAGTTCAGCCTGAACGCAGTTTGAGCCATTCTCCCCTTTTCCAAGTTATGTTTGAGCTGCAAAATGATGCTATAGAAAATTTCTCTTTGAACAATTTAGAAATAAGTTTAATCGAACAAGATTTGAACCTTGCAAAATTTGACATCACATTAACTTTGCAAAGTCGTGAGAGCGATCTTTATGGTATTGTAGAATATAATACCGATCTATTTACAAAAAAATATATGGATCAATTTGTAAATAATTATGTTACTCTCCTAAAAAATATCCGTCTGAACTCAGATTTAAATATCGATAGTTATGAAATTCTAAGAGAAAATGAAAAAAGTGACTTGATAAATATATATAATATATCAGAAAAAGAATTTCCTCTTCAGAAATGTGTGCATGAATTATTTGACGAACAAGTAAATAAAACGCCTTATCGAATAGCTGCAAGTTGTGATGGATCCAATCTAACTTATCTAGCACTTCAAGAAAAATCAAATCAATTAGCGCATTACTTAAAAAGCATTGGCTCACAAATTGAAGATAGGATTGCGTTGTATCTTGATCGCGGATTTGATTATTTAATAAGTATGTTAGGTGTATTAAAAGCTGGCGCTGCATTTGTTCCTTTGGAGCCAGGAGCAAATGACAAAAGATCATATGAGATCGTTGAACAGTGTAAACCACATTTTATCATCACTACAAATACCCTTTTTGATAACGCGAATAAATTATTTAATTCAACTGAAAAAATAATTAATTTAAAAAATTTATTTGATAAAATTTATCCAAAAGAATCGCCCAAAAATTTATCTGTCTCAAATAATTTAGCATATTTAATTTTTACTTCAGGTTCTACTGGTAAACCAAAAGGTGCAATGCTTGAACATAAAGGAATGGTGAATCATTTATTTGGAAAAATTAGTGATTTAAAAATTGATCAAGATGATGTTATTGGACAGATTGCAGTACAAACCTTTGATGTTTCTATTTGGCAATTTATCTGCCCTCTTCTAGTCGGTGGAAGAACAGCAATTTTCACAGGAAATTCCGCTTGGGAACCAAACCTTTTAATAAATAAAATAAATGATGAAAAGGTAACAATTCTTGAATCTGTGCCTTCCCATACTAAGGTTATATTAGATGCATTGGAGAGCAACCATAAGTCTCAGCTTAAACCGCTGAGGATTTATATCACAAATGGAGAACCTCTTACTTTAGAGCAATGTCAAAGGTGGTTTAAATTAAATTCTGATATTATTTTCGTGAACGCATATGGGGCAACTGAATGCTCTGATGATTCGCATCATTTACACTTTATAAACCCTCCTAACACGCAAATGCCTTACATGCCAGTGAAATTACCTTTGCCCAATCAACAGACATTTATTTTAGATGAAAAGCTTGAACCCGTTCCATATGGCGTACGCGGCGAAATATACTTTGCAGGTTTTGGTGTCGGTCGAGGTTATTTAAACGATCCTCAAAAAACAGCTTCAAGCTTTCTACCAAACCCGTTTGCAAAAACTTTGGGAGAAAGGCTTTATAAAACAGGCGACATTGCTCGAAGGCATTTTGATGGCTCAATAGAGTTTCTAGGTCGTTCTGATTTTCAAGTTAAAATTCGTGGATTTAGAATTGAAGTTGGAGAGATTGAAGCTAAGTTAAGCGAACACCATAATATTGCGAGTTGTGTTGTTTTAGCAAACAAAAACAATTCTAATAATAATTATTATTTGAGTGCATATATTATTCCAAAAAAATTTCCTGCTCCCACTATATTCGATATCAAACAATTTTGTATAAATAATTTAGTGGAATATATGGTACCAGAAGCATATATCATAATGGATGATTTTCCTTTATCGAGCAATGGAAAAGTGGATCGGAAAAAATTACCTCCCCCCTCAGAACAAGACTTTATTCAAGAGCAAAAATATGTTCCTCCCCGGAATTCACTTGAAACTAAAATTTCTGAAGTTTGGACAAAAGTATTAGGCCGAGAAAAAATTGGTATATATGATAATTTCTTTAAAATAGGTGGACATTCTTTGCTTGCAGCAGAAGTTATTATTAAACTGCAAAAAGAATTAAATGTAAAAATTGAGCTAAAAAAATTATTTGAATTTCCAACTATAGAATCTTTAGGGCAGTCAATACTTAAGATCGATAAAGAGCTTGATATTCTAGAAACATCGTCAGTTAAATCGTATCCTTATATGAAATATTACGATCTTGCTCCATGTCAGATTCCTGAATGGTATTCTTATCAAATTGATAGAACGAGTCCCGTATATAATATTAGCTTTAATGATCTTTTTTTTAAAAATATAAATGTGGATATATTTATAAAATCATGGCAATGTATTTTAGATAGGCACTTAAATTTTAGAATTTATTTTGATTATATTGATGGCAAACCTGTTCAAAAATTACTAAACAAATTGGTCTTACAAAAAAATGAAATATTAATAGACAATACACAAATAGATGTTGAGAATTTGGACTCGATCGCAAATAATTTAGCTCGTAAATATAGCAATAAAGCTTTTGATTTTGAGAATGGACCTTTATTTGTATTAAAAATTGCAGAATACCCTGATAAAACTTTTCAACTTATATTTGTAATACACCATATAATATGGGATGAAACTAGCACCATAAATCTTTTTAATGAATTATCTTCTATTTATAATGCATATTTGAAAAATGATATTCCTGATTTACCTGAAATAAAATTAAATTATTTTGACTACACTCAATGGATCAATGAATCTATTCAATCTGGTAAATTCGTAAAACATAAAGAGTATTGGTTGAAAGAATTTAAAACCATACCACCCGCTCTCAATCTTCAGACAGATTTTTCGAGACCTTCCATGCAGACATATAATGGAAACTCTATATCAACATGGATACCGCGTAACAGTATCCGTAAAATAAATAACTTTATAGAAAATAATAATGTAACATTATTTATGTTTATGATGTCGATTATAGATTTATATTTTTTTAGAACTACGGGACAAAAGGATATTGTCATTGGCAGTCCTATCGCAGGAAGAGATCATGATGATTTCAAATTAATTCTTGGCCTTTTTGCAACGCCTCTCCCAATTCGCTGCCAAATTGATGAAGAAATGACATTTGAAAGTTTATTATTTCAAATAAAAGAAAAGTCACTTTTAGCTTTTGAACATCATTATTACCCATGCAATCTTGTGATAGAAGAATTGAATCATGTTAAAGATCTCTCCCGCCCTAAATTATTTTCAGTCATGTATGGTGTGCAAAATAATAAAACACAAGCCTATGAAGCGACACAATTTCATGGAGCAGAAAGGTTCTTAAAAAATCTATATGGAGCAGAAGCAAACGCAGCTCGCTTTGACTTAACGCTCGTTGTTGATCAGTGGGGAAGTGATATTGCTTTTAATTGCATTTATAATACAGATCTTTTTAAAAAATGCTCCATTGAAAGAATGCTTGAGGATATGGTTTATATTGTTGATGAGGTGATCAAAAATCCACGTTTGCTCCTCACAGAATATTCAATTTTTTCAGATGAAAAAAGAAAGTATTTAATTGATAGCATAAATAATACCAATATAAATTATGAAAAAAATAATATTGTTCAATTACTTGAGAAACAGTTAAAATGCTCGCCAGAGAGTATTGCAATTTCTGAAGAAAAAAATTCAATCACATATAAGGAGTTACATAATTCATCAAATAAAATAGCAAATTTCTTAATGCAAAGTGGAATACAGGCTGAAGACACAGTCGCTCTCACCATGAAGCCATCAATCCTGATGGTAGTGAGCCTTTTAGCAATTTTAAAGTTGTCTGCCCATTATGTCCCAATTTCAACTGAAAATCCTTTAGCACGTACCGAACGTATTTTAGAATATTCAAAAGCAAAATTTTTAATAATTGACTCTGGATTTTCGCATGAAGGTTTGTCCTTTAGCGGTTTAATTTTAAATATGTGTGAATCAAAAAATAAGATCAAAAATTTTAGTTCAGAATTTATTTATAGAGAATTTAAGCAAGATATATTAATATATATTATATATACTTCTGGCACAACAGGATTACCCAAAGGAATTCCAATTCAAAATGATGGCATTGTGAATTTAATTCAAGATACACAAAGACGATATAATTTGAATCAGCTTGATAAAATATTAATGCTAACACCCTATACTTTTGATGCTTCAATTTTAGATATTTTCTGGCCACTTTCTTTTGGCGGAGAATTGATCATACCTAGCTTGGAAAAAAATAAAGATCCATATGCAATTGCTAAATTAATAACAGAAAAGCAAATTAGCATTTTACAATGTGTACCGATTATGCTTGATGCCCTGATAGAGGCAAATATTAATTCTAACTATTTGCGACTCGTTATATCCGGAGGAGCACAATTATCCAAAATAATAAGAGATAAATTTTTTGCAAAATATCAATGCCAATTGATGAATCATTATGGACCTACTGAAATTACAGTTGATGCAACCAGTTTTGATTGTTCGCAATCATTTTATGGTGACGTCGTACCTATAGGTAAGCCAATTGGGAATGTTAAAATTTTTATTCTCGATCCTTATTTAAATCTTGTTCCTCAAGGTGTGGTTGGAGAAATTTATATTCATTCCCCAGGAATAATGAAAGGGTATTTAAATGAGCATAAAAACACACAGCAGGCAATTATAGATAAAGAAATTGATGGAAAAATTTTTCGATTATATAAATCGGGTGATTTAGGAAAAATTGCCGACGATGGGAATATTTATTATTTAGGAAGAATAGATAAACAAGTAAAAGTAAGAGGAAATAGAGTTGAACTAGAAGAAATTAACAATGCAATATTAAAAATTCCTTATATTAAAAACTCTGTTGTTAAAGTATATACTGATGAAATTATTTCAGCATACATTGAAATAAAAGATGAAATTAATAAAGTTAACATAAATAACTCAAATTATAGAATATATACCTTAGCACAACGTCCTGAATTGCTGAGGAAACTCAATATAATTCATGCTCAATCCTGGCCAAAGTATTTTGAAGGAAGTGCTATCCTCGTTGACCTATGGCCTAAAATTTATTCTGAATTTTCTGAGTATCAAATATTAATCGTGGATGAAAAAGATGAAATTGCTGCAATCGGTAACTCAATTCCCATTTATTGGGATGGGACATGCAAAAATTTGCCAAATGGCTGGGACGGTGCTCTAGAAAGTGCGTTTAAGGAAACTCAAACTGAACCGAATACATTGCTTATATTAGCAGGTATAGTTGCAGAACCCTATCAATCAAGAGGGTTGAGTAGTGAAATCTTAAAATTATTTAAAATAATTGCGCAAGCAAATGAATTGGAAAAAATATTAGTTGCAGTTCGACCAACAGGCAAAGCTCAATTTCCCGAAATAAAATTTACTGACTGGTGCTCTCTGCGTAGAGAAGATGGACAGCTTAAAGACAATTGGTTACGAATGCACGAGCGAATTGGTGGTAAAATATTAAAAATAGATCTGAATTCACAATTTATAAAAGCTAGAATTGATGAATGGGAAAGCTGGACTCAATTTCATATTATGAATTCAGGTCCTATTCATTTTCCAGAGACCTTACAAGAGGCAGTGGTTGATTTTTCAGATAACTCTGTAACTTATTATGATCCTGCAGTTTGGGTTGAACATTTTTTTACAAATAATGAAAATGCTCTCTGGCCAAAAATTAATGGAAATCAAATTAAACATTTATTAAATCAAACTTTACCTTCATATATGGTTCCAGATCATTACATTTTTATTGCAGAAATGCCTTTATTTGAGAATGGTAAAATCAATGAAAGTGCATTGGTTAATAATATAACTGCTAAGAGTTTCCATTTAGACCCAGCTAAAACGAAAATGCAAAAAGAAATATTGGAAATTTGGAAAAATGTTTTGAAGATTGATTCAATCGGTGTAAGTGATGATTTTTTTAATTTGGGTGGGCAGTCTTTAAAAGTAATTCAAATGCTATCCTTATTAGCAAATAAATATCAAATAAAAATTCCACTCTGTAATTTCTATAAAACTCCTACAATTCTTGGTCTTGAAAAAATGATGAGCGAAAAATTATTAGGGAAAGAATTAATTTGCGAATATAATTTAAAAAAATGA